The DNA region CAGCCCAAGCTCCGATCGCGCAACCGACCGAATCGCTCTGCATTTCTTCAACGCGTCGCGCGCCATGTCCTTCGTCGCCGAATCGCCAGGGTAGCGGAACATGACAGCGAACTCAGTTAGATCGCTCATCGAATCGCGGAACGGTTCGAGCAGCGGGGCGACAGGCAATACCTGATCCAATAGCACGATCAAATTGTGCGTCTTTTCGAATCGAA from Candidatus Hydrogenedentota bacterium includes:
- a CDS encoding HEPN domain-containing protein; protein product: MNPLTFEWIEKAEGDYAVASREMRARRNPNYDAVCFHSQQCAEKYLKAILHWRRIRFEKTHNLIVLLDQVLPVAPLLEPFRDSMSDLTEFAVMFRYPGDSATKDMARDALKKCRAIRSVARSELGLPESQ